One part of the Stigmatopora argus isolate UIUO_Sarg chromosome 8, RoL_Sarg_1.0, whole genome shotgun sequence genome encodes these proteins:
- the LOC144078842 gene encoding uncharacterized protein C1orf21 homolog, translating into MGCASAKQVSTVPNDDDGRGKAYGNGDLFGDEYKMKGVEEVKYMKGEENRVNARNQENLEKSSLQQRGKLQKETADNSKSNIHTSESQQEFFRLLDEKIEKGRDYCSEEEEETEVT; encoded by the exons ATGGGCTGCGCCTCGGCCAAGCAGGTGTCGACCGTGCCCAACGACGACGACGGACGAGGGAAGGCCTACGGCAACGGAGACCTCTTTGGCG ATGAGTACAAGATGAAGGGCGTGGAGGAGGTCAAGTACATGAAGGGGGAGGAGAACCGGGTCAACGCGCGCAACCAGGAGAATCTG GAGAAAAGTAGCCTTCAGCAAAGGGGAAAGTTGCAGAAAGAGACGGCCGACAACAGTAAATCCAA CATTCACACGTCAGAGAGCCAGCAGGAATTCTTCCGGTTGCTGGACGAGAAGATCGAGAAG GGTCGAGATTACTGCtccgaggaggaagaagagacgGAAGTGACATAG